Part of the Nitrosopumilus piranensis genome is shown below.
AAATGAATCTTTTCAAATCTGGTGAGTTTTTTCAATCCCATAATGATTAGATCTATATCATTTTTTTCAGTGAATTCAAGAATTGCTTGAGAAGGCATGTTGGTTTTAACCAGTTTAGATTTTAGTGAAACACCATGATCTTTTGCAAAAGATGCCAGTCTTGAGTGTTCTTTTAGGATCAACTCCTTTTCTTTTTCAGATTCTTTTTTGTTAGTTTTTGTCTTAAACAAGCCAAATGTAGATTTATCTTCCATACAAGTCAAAATGGTGATTGTGGAATTTTCCAATACTGCTAAAGATATTGCTTTTTTGAATGCCTTTTGACTGCCTGGGCACCCATTATAGGGAACCAAAATATTGTTAAAGGCTTTATCCATCTTTCCTCATAAAAGTCATAATTACAAATACCTTCTGTTTAAAACAATTAAGCAAAATAAAATAGTCAATATTTTCATCTAATATCGCCTCCTATGTCACCTACAATTTCTTCTAGTAGATCTTCTATTGTGATAATTCCTTGCAAATTCTCATTGTCATCTAAAACAACGGCCATATGGCTCTCATTTTTTTTAAGTTCCACAAGCAAAGCACTGATTTTTTCATCAGAATAAACAAAAAATGGTGTTCGCATAATTTTTCCAACTTTTATTTTGGCAAATTTATTTTCAGGAATTTTTGCAATATCCCAA
Proteins encoded:
- a CDS encoding universal stress protein gives rise to the protein MDKAFNNILVPYNGCPGSQKAFKKAISLAVLENSTITILTCMEDKSTFGLFKTKTNKKESEKEKELILKEHSRLASFAKDHGVSLKSKLVKTNMPSQAILEFTEKNDIDLIIMGLKKLTRFEKIHFPSTIEDVSKHFRGALLILN